The genome window ATAAGATttctaataatgttataaactaAAACATACGTAATAAgtgaaacataattatatattaagagTATATCCGTAACCGAAAAGCATAGGTATTGTATGAATGAAGAAATGTCTAGACGTTAAATTTATACTGCTTATAACtatatgttaaaaagaaatataacatCTCTGTCCACTAAATGATAAGTAGCAAAgttgtttactttttgttaaaataacgcGGAATTCTATTTTGCAGATGCGTTAATATGTTAGTGTTATTGAACACAGTACAGGTCAGTGGTAAGCTGGTAAAATGTGATCAAACACCGCCGCAAGCGACCGCCGAAGAGCCTAGTGAGAATAAGGGACTGTTCAAACTGTCCGTTGAGAGAAAAGACAATGATATGCAAGATGTTTATTTACCTGATCAAACGTATGTTTGTAAGTACatattgcatatttatttttgttgtgcAGTCGAGTGACTATGTTTATTCcgctttaatatttacaactttaattttaaatgtaacttaatatgtcatacaattaaatattgcgGATAAATAATCTTCTTTCTATTAACCCAAAATTATACAGATATATAAAACTTGAACACTAAAACTTgcaacttaaataatatatgttgcaagtaaaataataagttatttctACACATTCAACTCACTTTGGATTGtcatatgttaatttaaatctagACTTATAGTTGCGTATTCTAAGCATTTTAAGAATTCACCCTAGTAGGAGAATACTTGAGGTGAGCTGTGcgagtattaaatatttttattaattccttcGAGTTATAGTACACAAAAATTGAGTTCTGTTTTATTGCTATTTAAATGTGGTAGGCGTCaccttaattaaaatgtaagagaaaaaaataataattgtgtgcataaaaataacaattggaTATAATTACAGCAAATGGATTAGTAGACATCGTTTTTTTCTGCAGACATTCTTAAAGAGGTGCTAGACAGCCCCTTAAACTACGCCTATTCCTCAAACGTGATAAATCACAGTTTTTCACATGACCTATTACGCTTTGATTCGACAAGCCTACACAATTTCTACATTTTTAAGTCAGTTTCCTGTCCttcaaaagttaaaacaaagaCTTAGTCAAAAAAGACAAACAATTCTTAGTTTAAAAGACtatcaaaaaaacattattagaacaaaaacgacattgtaattttattaaagtcagAACATACCTAGCATAATCGAAAGGAAGGATGGTAATGAAACAGAGTAATACAAATATGCGCTGCGAGTTTCTACTGCCGCTATagctgtcagaaaatatgttgtcacttattatgaaaatgtgtttttacaCAGATGTTTAGGCAGAggaaacttaattaaaaccgACGTTATACATGATCTGTATTATGCATTActcaatttacaattttaattttagtaatactcAAAACAACGAACAAAACACGTCCTTTCCGTTGGTTCATGATAACAGTGGAGGATCCAGATGTGGACAACAGCATTAATGAATACGAACAAGTGCCGGTAGATGTCGGTAGTTTGAAAACACTCGCTGATAACCCACAGTCGAGATACAGTGAAAAATGCTTCAACTCTGTCGAAAGCGCTGATAACTTTGATAAGGAAAATGTAGAGGTACGTAACGAGCTGCAAGAGGTACCTACGCTAATTGTCGATGCCTACTACCGAAATACTAAATAAGAGAATGGAATGGGGACGACCTTCTAAAAAAAGTGGAGTTTCTTTACTCCATTTATAGCAGATTAGTATATTTTCCACTAGTAAACTGTGAACGCTGTAGTGTTTCTTGCGAGGCAGGCAGGTCCGAACTTCccttatgttaaaaatattcagggtaaatttttttttttttgttttgctcGTTGACATTTTGACGACGCtacagataaaattatttaagttttcttaATCTTCCTATGTACTTCGTAGAAATCGCCATTCGACTAAGTACACTAACTTTCAGATACATTGGGTATCACCTAAAAACAGTCCGAAACAAATAGTAAGACTGCGCGCGACCGTCGCCGAGAATCAAGAGACATGGTACAGCGATGATGATTTGACAATTTTACTGAAGAAAGATACGAGAAGACCTTTAGACAGCGCTCCACATCCCACCGTGGAGAACTGTGAACTAAACAGTGAAGCAAGATACGAAGTAGGTATAACTATTGATTGAAAAATGCAAACGAAACAATAGTTTCATTGGTGGTTAGTGAcgtaatacatttattaatagctcacaaattacttttcaaacaaaaccgattgtttttttgaaaatgaggAAAAGCAATAGTAATCAAAAGACGCCTGCCGATGCTATATGCGTTCTgaactttatttatagaacATACCAGATTAAAGAAAGACATGattggaaacaaaaaaaactctcTTCACtttggtaatatttatatgcaaAAGATATTCGAAGTGCTATAAGTGTTAATTTTCCTCAGATCGTGTTCAAAGGTCACTGGTCAAGATTAACACATCCTCGTTATTACCCGAGCAAGCCGGATGAGAACGGCTATAGCCACATGGTAGGGGCCTCGCATGGCTACGACTATACTCTGTGGCAGCTAGGCACACCTGCCAGTCCTGGACTCAAGTTACTGGCTGAAGACGCTAATATCACTGTTATTGAACgagatattattaatactgtAAGTATTCGTATAAGGGAGCTACTTTTTACCGTACAGCTGCAGTGTATATGGATCAACTAAGGGCCGCAATACACGGAACGCTACACATCAGTACGGACTGCTCTAGGGAATCGGCAGATGGCCgctgttaacttttttatcagTAAAAAACTGCGGTGCATGTATGGAGGAGCTGACGATATGGACTGTTTGATGCAGTCCGTGTatctgttttttaaaatgctaGCTTAAAGTGTTGTATAAGACTGCAAGTATATTTCTAACTCTTGTCACTTTATGGTGCCTTacagaaaacaataaagtttgaGCATTTCATGTTCTCATATTGTTCTGACTATCTAATTGAGAGGAGCATGTAGTGCAATGCACGAAATCAACAGCTTAATACGACACCTCGATGTTATCACATTTTACATTCAAATGCCATCCCTAATCCATTGAGTTAGAGTTCAATTACTGCTTCTAGTGAACGTACAATATACGCAAATAAACGCACAAAATGCAACTTTATTGCGAATCCTGATTTGAACTCCATACAAAGTAAAGTCCAGTTCATTTCGTTCGCAGAACGTTCTCACAAAAGTTTCCAAATGAAATGCGATTCTGTTctcatgaataaaatattcattcaaaAACGTTCCTTACAATAGTTTGTATCgtgaatttatgaaaaaatgctttaataaatttatttacagtgttaaaatttaaagtttgttaaattttgttttaaattttttaaatataacgcttgataaaacaaaattttacgcttccttgcaaatatttttaataaaaaataaaagttggaAACCTTAAAGTTTGTCAGTTTGTACCGCGCAAAAGTAATTCTATGATCTCTGCGTTTCCCTCTGAGTCACAGacgtgaattatgttgttgttactTGTACCCATGTATGAAGTATATTTTGCAGATGTCAGCAACTGGTGGTACTAGAACGCTTATCAGAGGGAAGAGACGTCATCATCCAGAAATGTTTGAGCCATCCTATGCGTTATTCAGAGCGGATAGTATACACCACATGTTCTCAGTGGTTGTGGCCATCAAGCCGTCGCCGGATTGGTTCCTGGGCGCCTCAAGGTTCGAGCTCTGCACACGCAATGGTTGGCTAAAGGAATATAAAATGCCGCTCTATCCATGGGATGCGGGTACCATGGATGGTGTATCTTACGAGGTATTAaactaacaaaacaaacaattttaacgCAGTGTTTCAATAGAAAGgtttcatataattatttaagttatattagCGTTTACAAGATGGCGCTAGTAGTGTGAATATGGAAATTATGAATCGACAGATTGTCggttaaactaataaatataatttatttcatactacTTAATGAAATTCTTATAACAATTAGACgtgaatataataaactagcttttacccgcgactccgtccgtgcggaataaaaaaatagaaaacagggtaaaaattatcctatgtccgtttcctggttctaagctacttgcccaccaattttcagtcaaatcgattcagccgttcttgagttataaatagtgtaactaacacaactttcttttatatacatagatatgtaaaataattttttaaaggcTTAAGCCCTAGTACtgcaataaactattttttataattaaaacgtatattattatgtatcttTGATATGATTATTACGATATAATATGATCTTTATACGTATGAAATGTTTTCACgagaacaaagaaaataaatttgaatgtttttacAGTCGCCAAAATCGGTAACAAACCCGACGGACAACATTGACAGAGTGGAAATAGGGTCTTTTAACAGCGAGTCGCCTTTCTATCAGATGAACTTGAACGATTTGAAGCCCTTCGCCTACCTACACCTCAAAAGGCTGTCCGTTGACCCGATAAAAGGACGAAATTGTAACGACGAAGGGCaaggtaaaaatgttttattacaaagttaatattagacaattaattttagattatacatcatcatttttaataacatagaCCCTACATTAATTTAGGttccattaaaaattattacactttTAACGTAACGTCCTTATTCGAGAAGGCATATTCTAGTAACAGCTAATGCTATTGCAATATTTAtcgtttgaaaatatatttaaaataaaaaatgtaagcaTGTATTAATTCCAGAGCCGCAAACTGAAGGCGATGTACAAAACGAACAAGAATCGTAAGTAAACGCgttttggtaattttatttaattaatacagatGGCGTTTCACCCGCTATAGTCAAGCAATTCTATTCTTTTAAACTGAATCTCCAACGATAGCAAACTTAGTGTTGATTActcatactaaatctacagTGACCGTAAAATGTCTGTGAGTGCTgcaataagattatttttttaacttacttgcttatataaaaaatctatttcttGTTCAGGGATGTAGTTGAAGAACCAAGAGTACTGGAATCCAAGCTGCATGCAAATAAAGATCATTGCACGTTCAGTGATTGGTATGAGTGGTCACCATGCGTCCCTGATGAAGGCTTCTGCGGCTTCGGTACCCAAATACGAACTCGATCAAGACTAGATAATGATCACAGCATATATTctgtaagtaaaaaaagtttatacagCCTTTTATTGATTACATAAACAGTAGCTTAGTGTAAGCTTCTTAAACTAATTCTACACTAAGGGAAGTATATCTTAGTCACCTTTTAGCGAGTGCAGCGCTACAGATTTGGGTTCCCATTGTTCTAACACTTGTATCAAAACATACTGTCACTACTTTTTATACAATGGTTTGGCCTTGGTATAAAACAGGTACATAGCAATTTAGTTACtcacattatgttttttttttgcagaaCAATGTAAATGCGCCACGAGATAGGATAAGTTGTCCAGAAGAACATGTGTTGATGCAGTCCCAAGCTTGTTATGTTAGTTgctgaaaaaaaagaaaataaaaattattagcaAAAAcgtatgtttaattttgttgcaATAAAATGGCGGTGGTggataattatactttattatatgcAGACTTATAAAGGATTTGCAATAGGAGGAAAAAGACAACACTTCTTGTCAGAAACATAGATagcagagagagagagagagaggaaGAACTTGGCATAGGTTAAATATAAAGGCACAACATGCATAGACTATATAGTATgtactttaattttgtttgcataAATACGCACCAAATACGAAATAAGCAGTCCAAAggttttaagaaaatttaaattgaatctaaacatttttttgctctTATTCTCTTGTAGATTgcctataaaatttaatatatttactattttgaaCACTTAAAAATGAACAAGATACCTTCAACAATAATTGCATTAAGTAGGTAGTTTatcctaaaataattaaggtaGGTTTACGTGTGCAACGTAGGTACTTTACAATAGTTTTAGTTGTACTTGTGTTGCGCCTGGAATCACTCTGGATATAGTCGTTTTTTTGCGCGAAAACAAACAGGTTTGAAAGATTCGCGTTCGCCAACCGTGATGGGCAAAGGGAGCGCGGCAAGATCGCAGCAAGACCACATTGTTGCGCTAGTCAAGTATGAACATAGCCACGGATGGCGCATGCTCGACCTGCAACGGTCCGCCTCGCCTTGCTTCGCGCGATCGCAACTTGTTGATTGTTCACTCACTTCACGCTAGTCTGCCGCGAACGATGCGCGAGGCGGTCGTGTCTTCCGTTGCATCGTTGTTCACTCCGTACTTCGAAGTTATTTTACGAAAATATGTGAAGTTTTCAAACCTTAAATTAGGAAGAACTACCGCGACGATCGCGGTCTATAGTTTTTAGTTAACTTAGAACACCTTAAATAAGTAGTTTTAAGTTATAGAAACTTAATAGGCTTACTCACTTTACCTGTATGCTTCGTCCCACGACTCGTGCGAAGCGGTTACCTTTATCGGATAAACGGACATTTTTCAAATGGATGTGCGTTTGAATTTTGTGATAGTGAGCTTGTTTAGTGTAATCCCAAAACTTTTTGAGTGCACCCTAGAGGCTTGTGACAAGTTGTTACTTTTGTGACGTGTTAAAAGTTGCTATGAAGTTAATGAAGAAAATGTTGCCGCGCGGGGTAGAGAGGGGCTTCCTCGCCGCGCTGTTGCTCGGCTCGCTTGCGGTGGCGTCGTCCCAGTACACTAAAGGTAGGCTGTAAAGATGGCTATAAGTTTTCTTACCTGTGCACGCGCATGGCCCTGCCCTATGTTTGTCGCCCGCTCTTTGTTCGTTTGTTCGACGGTCTATTGTTTGCTAGTCGAAATAGCCCATTAAGAGTTCGGTGTTTTTAACATGACGTCATAATTCTTAGAAATTCATAAACAAGATAGTATACATCTATTTACTTTCTCGAGAATGAAACGGTGATTGATATCTCGTTACATGTCCGGGTGTCTGTGATACGTTCACATTTTGTTCCACGATAAGTGTTCGTTTCCTTCCAAGTACAAATCAATGACTACCTTTCACAATCTTGTGATACCACGAAACGTAATAAACACTCGAGATATAAGTCAACAAGAAAATGTAACggataaagtaaaaaagcaTACTCAGCAATTCAGTTGTCAAAACAATTCAGTATTCATGACGTCAatctatttaagtaaaaatatgaatatttaattttactggaTTGTTACGCCTTGAATACGTGtggtatttttcttttaaagataTCATAATTGTgcctataaataatatttaaatatcaaagaatATACACATAGCACTAGATTTGCTTAACGTCTTATTTACAATTCTTATgctctttaaatttattacttatttcgCAACTATGTGAAAATAAGATAATCTACCTACAATAACTGTTACTCATCGTATAtagtaatactagctgtcgcccgcgactctgtccgcgcggcattaaaaatcttattaaaaaacttagcctatgtgttctttcagactatgccaaatttgattaagatccgttgaaccgttccggagatacctccaaacaaacatccatccatcgatctaaacattcgcatttataatattagtaagataaaaattaaagtttacaaattataaaaacagaattattGAGGTATGAACGCCCTTCGTCGTGTTGTTGGGTACAACTATGAAGTTTTCGAGTTTCTTATTTTTGTTGCTTTGAAGTTTAATATTGTTGAAAAAGTTTATGCTACGACGACTTTTAACGATGGATTTATTTCTCACTGAACAAATTTATGCCATGCgtcttatttacatttacttgTAATCTTTTCGaggctacttatttattactaaattaatgttcattttagtatttaaCATTGATGCGTTTGAAATAGGAGTgagtaaaatgtaatatagtaattttaatgcaGCATAACTATAAAgcaaatagtaattattaataagtatttatctatatactaatattataaacaaaaacgatttgattgtttgcattaaatatGCTTCGAAACTACTTCGTTCAGTAGTAGTGggttcagtagtttcaaaGAATTTCAGTAGTTTGGAAGCTATGCTGTCTCCGGGTTACAtaggcaatatttttattatttacgagattttttttaattacgtgtGTACGAAGTCGCTGGCAGCTACaagtatcttaaaataaaaattgtaatgaattatgttgaaaaattaaagatcTACATTATTACCTCTTTTTAAGGCCGCCATGTTGTAAAACTTAACctaagtttataaatttagcGATAGCGATTTAATCGAGGTAGCAAatacaaatctaatatataaattatgcagggcatgttttttttaaataaatttcaatagcATCTTCCTAAACAAAGCGTTCGTTCTTACAAGTTAAGCATACAAAATGATAGGTTGAGTGGCGAGCCCTTGTAGTTGGGTTACAATAACAGATCGGCGATGAAGTTGCCTCGGTGAAAGGTAGCCGTGCGCACGACGTACCCATTGTTAGTTCGAATTAAACCACAATGTATACCAATACCCGAGTAACAAGGTTCAATCACACTATATACACGAACTTTAAACCTCAACAATGCaataaagcatttattttaatatttatttattacaagcttttgtccgcgacttcgtccgcgcggaattaaaaaacaacttagtAAGTAGACTATAATATGTTCTTCCGGgcaatgttatatattatctgtgccaaatttcattaaagtcCGTTAAGTCGTTTTGTagtaaactttcgcatttataatgttggtaagatttattttgtactagctgtcgcccgctactGTTCGCTTGGAATAAAAACAACTTCATAAGTAGCCACGTACATAGATgccttataacaaacaaacatggATGGAtcatataaactttcgcatttatattataagtatgATTTAAATCGTGGTGCTAAAATACGCTAAAAAAAGTAcagatttaaacaaatatgatATGCGTAAACTAAGTTAAGACGTCACAGTATGGCGAGAGTTCATGcacaattatatttgaatcgCAATGTACATGCTAAAACATTACCCTACTTCTGTATAAGTGTagcaaataaacataaaaattgaaGGAAGTTCCTttgtcttaaataataaatatatgaggATACTCGTTACTTTCTCTGCATTTTTTCAACAATGGAGTAAGCAATTAACATCTCGTTATTAACAGAAACACATATAGAAAAACTAGTTAATTAacctttatttgtaatatggTACTCTACAGAACttatcttatatttttcaataattctgtccttaattattattaaagacaGAATATTATCTGTTTGAGACTATTCTGTAATTAGCCTAAAACAACTATAATGTTAACTCTATTAAGATTATCTTATCTTTCTTacagttttgttaaaatttatttaggtcacatatttataattgccAAAAGAAATGAACAGTTGAAGAGTCTGTAACCTTTTGATTATATGGGctgcttataaaaaaaaagtagcacGTATGTACATCCATACTCTAGAACTCTAGAGTGTTCGGAAAAGTATTAGTTCCGTTTGGCAAGATCCTGGGATATGATAATCGGTGACGTAGACTCCAAATAAtgacttatcttactaattataaatgcgaaattttagatggatggacggtttgtttgatggtatccCCGGAACGAATCAacgggtcttgatgaaatttagcacagatgtagaacatagtctggaagaacacataggctacttattaagtttttttttaattctgcgcggataGAGtccagtaattaaaaaatcagtcACCAATGCGATATGTCgcaacataaattattatttttcttacgtCACGCCTTAAtacctttaaaataacttattatattacgtaagtttcttttaataaatgtctAAAGCCTAAAAACCGTCAAAGAAGTGGAAAAAagttattctaataaaaagtgttttgtACACCCAAGGACCTCAGTAATTTGTCTCTGGTCGGGAAAAAAGTTCGTATTTCGTTttcttattacaaaatatacgaTATAGTAGCAGTAGCCCGCGACTTGGTGTGtgcacaattaaaaaaatcttttttaatatagtgcataaaaacatattttggtATAATATACcgattaattatgttaatagaTTAAATGTAGATATAGCATAATAATAGTagattaataagttaaatatgtTTCTTCATCGTAATTTATGTAAGGTACGCTTTGTGTTGATGTTTTTGCTTCGGGCGGTCGCGCCTACGTACATACCAACCCAGAAAATTACTTGTTCAATAAGGTACAATTTGAAACATTATGCCTGTTTCACACGAGGTGCACTGTCTTACTGTTCACTTTCTGTGTGAAACTGTAATAACGTAATAAATGCAAAGTTGTAAAGTAACAAGTTTAACACATAAACTACTCTACTCAGAGAATTGGTCTACTTTATTAGGTGAAGTGGACATTTAGTATGAGAAGTCTACACTATGCGGCCCTTAGTGACCTTAAAACACTGAGTACAACAGTAAAGATTTCTAAGAATTGTCAGTTCAAATACTATTAAACAAGTCAAGTAAGCGATGAACAAAGATGTAGCAAGTATTTTTCAGAAGAACAAACCAATACcgttttatacaagtatttcaGAAGTGGAAACTCATTGTCATTTCGATTTTACTCGATTGTCTACTTCATTTATTCACGCAAGCGATACGAATATGATCTTATCTCATTTCGCTGCTAATAACATTACTGCTATCCAGTCTTAATATACCAgtgtatttaattctttgttacatgaaaatgtttttgtctCTCGCTTCAGGCAATAAGGAAATTTGTACAAACAGATGATGATAATCGTATTTAcgttgtatatttataatcttatattAACGTTTCCATTTCCTTGTTTTGTGAAGTATGTCTGTTTAATTTTGCTCTTTTTACCTTGCGGTTTTGTTATATGATTTAGAAACGTCAAGTAAAAAGAgttttgatacaaaatgtatcatacatacatacatagaattaagataattatgtttatcaCTGCAATTGAAATTGTCGGGGTCTAAGGCTAATAATACTCTGGgcttaaagtataatttttaatagcagATTTTTTTGGCATTATGAAGTTTCGTGACTAAAATGTAAAACCCTAGCAAAATTTATCGCAgttcaaattttttgtttacataaaaatttgtatttagaaATTCTATATTCAAGGATCTGTTCTCTCAGAAAAATAACAAGACTTCAGTCATTTCTTCTGTacgttttgtttgttttttgtgtaaaaacaaaaccacTATAACTGTTGTGATGCAATCCATTCGCATTGTGCGATCACCCAACCTCGTAACTGTCATACAATACAtgaatcaaatattatatatcaatgtattaaataaacaaccaAAATCAATATTCGATCCGTAAGATCAGACCgaaaattatatactttgtATGAAACGATgttcaataattatttgacCTCTAAATTGTAGATCATAGGTTGCCATGGCTATTGCTTTCTTAAAATAGTTCTAATTTGAAACAGATGAAAtctaatgtataaaattctcgtgtcacagttttcgtcaccgtactcctccgaaacggcttgaccgattctcatgaaattttgtaagcatattcagtaggtctgagaatcggccaacatctatttttcatttttttttaactgcgcgcggacggagtagcgggcgacagctagtattcatATAGAAATGTTCATTGttagaaatgttaatttaaacaaaattgccTCGAGTTCTAAAATTGATTTGGGCCGTATAGGACGTTGTATTCTGGATTTTCCAacaagtaaaacatattaaattgtgAACACAAAGACGGGATATTGCTTCAAGTTATAAGTTAAACATCTACTTATAGGCTTTCGTCCGCTCAAAGTGCTAAGCTGTAATGAGAACAAAACCTGTACAAAACTCTCCGCTTCTTGTGCAAGTAACAGCCACTAGCTTTCAATAAGTAGGTATAAACCTGGACTCGCTTGCCGCCCGCCATTGCGCGGTGGTTTCGCTGTTGTAAGAGGATTGTTACTACTGTATCGTAAGTTGTTTTTGTACCAACAGTATTTGACTCGACAcgaaatatgaattaattttaataaaaagttatacatTGCAGTCacggattttttatttttattaatagttgtttgttaaaaagttaagcataaaattaaataaggtcTAACAAGAATTGATTAGCCGTTCCTTTGTGACATTAGTTCAGGGACCATTCTTGTTCTTCTTGTTCTTCTCTTCTAGTCCTAagtatattacataattagaTTTGAGTACAGTATATAGGTACAATAGCTTGTGTCAAAATTCGCGAGCACGTCTTCACTCTTGTAACAAAATAGTCTCGTAATCCGACCGTCTAATAACAATTTCCTGTCTCCACGCAATAAGTCATTCATTAGCCTTAATTTATTCTCCTTGCACTCACCTTACCAacggacaaattaaaaaacacactCGTTCATCGTAACCCGCCCCGTTCGCATTGTTCGCAGGAGAATGCTGCGTAACACTGAGTCGTTTTAAAACGCACTAAATTAAAGGAGgcaatgtaaaatgtattctgTTCATGGTCGTGTGCTCGTGCGCCGACTTCAATATGGCTTCTGTGATGCGGCTGCCATTGCGATGACGTCACCGCATAACCGGACAGTCGCGTCGGCGGTGAACTGTGTCGAGTAGGGTTGCTTGACATGTTTGTTAgccttttgtacatttttgtaaCTGACAAATACATAGAAACACTATCAGCACAACAATTTTAGAGCAAAAATCCTATTTTAGCAATTCCCTTTAGTCTCACTTTATATACGCATGATAACTTAGAGAaaattcgtatttattttcatgcCTGTAAGAaccatttttgtttaatgtcgTTATAGCACTCTTCTTCGTTGCATTGTCTTGATGACAGGTGGCATTTAAATTGCTTGCATTAGTGCTGCCTTAGCATTTGCTAGAATGCTTTAGTTATTTTGCATACGTGGTTATAACGTTGGAATATGTGTAAAATAAGAGATTATTACACATTATGAGTCACTCCCGTATTTTTATTGCCAAAtgtttatgattattattaaagtaatgttTTCTTATGAAGTAACAAATGTCTggaatagttaatttataaataatctgtATCTAATGGTTTTTACATTTCTGTTAATATAAACCTAAATCGTCAATAAATGACGGCCTTTGTTTTTATCTGATATTGTCTAAAGAAAATCGTTCTAATGCAGATAAATGTCTGTTGCCTACACATAGATGTATTTCAACATTACTTGAACTTTGCTGTCATTACTGCAAGAATGTGgctgattttaatttataagacgGTACATCActagatttaaatgaaaagaatTCGCGTATCGATAACGTCAAACTCTGTTGGCCC of Papilio machaon chromosome 18, ilPapMach1.1, whole genome shotgun sequence contains these proteins:
- the LOC106721153 gene encoding spondin-2 — its product is MQMSIFWLTCVNMLVLLNTVQVSGKLVKCDQTPPQATAEEPSENKGLFKLSVERKDNDMQDVYLPDQTYVLILKTTNKTRPFRWFMITVEDPDVDNSINEYEQVPVDVGSLKTLADNPQSRYSEKCFNSVESADNFDKENVEIHWVSPKNSPKQIVRLRATVAENQETWYSDDDLTILLKKDTRRPLDSAPHPTVENCELNSEARYEIVFKGHWSRLTHPRYYPSKPDENGYSHMVGASHGYDYTLWQLGTPASPGLKLLAEDANITVIERDIINTMSATGGTRTLIRGKRRHHPEMFEPSYALFRADSIHHMFSVVVAIKPSPDWFLGASRFELCTRNGWLKEYKMPLYPWDAGTMDGVSYESPKSVTNPTDNIDRVEIGSFNSESPFYQMNLNDLKPFAYLHLKRLSVDPIKGRNCNDEGQEPQTEGDVQNEQESDVVEEPRVLESKLHANKDHCTFSDWYEWSPCVPDEGFCGFGTQIRTRSRLDNDHSIYSNNVNAPRDRISCPEEHVLMQSQACYVSC